The nucleotide sequence TGGCTGACGAGACACCAGAGGGGCGTAGTATCGTCATTTTGGCTAAAGAGAAATATGGATTACGTGGCCGCAATATTTCCAAACTAGGTGCGACCTTTATTCCCTTTACTGCTGAAACAAGAATGAGTGGAGCGAATTTACCAGGACGACAAATTCGTAAAGGAGCAGCGCAAGCCATTAAACATTATACTCAGGAAATAGGTGGTACTTTTCCAAATTCAGTGCAAGAAAGTGTCGAGATCATTTCTCGTCAAGGTGGGACAGCACTTGTTGTGGTCGAAGAAAAAAAAATATTAGGTGTCATTCACCTCAAGGATATTATCAAAGGTGGTATCCGTGAACGTTTTGCTCAACTTAGGCGCATGGGAATCAAAACAATCATGGTAACAGGTGATAACCCATTAACAGCAGCAGCAATCGCCGCAGAGACCGGTATCGATGATTTTTTAGCCGATGCCAAACCAGAGGAAAAACTTAAACTCATCCGCAGATTACAAGCACAAGGCCATTTGGTTGCTATGACAGGTGATGGAACCAATGATGCCCCTGCTCTAGCCCAGGCTGATGTGGCTGTTGCGATGAATACAGGTACACAGGCAGCAAAAGAAGCTGGTAATTTAATTGATTTGGATTCCAATCCTACTAAATTAATTGAGGTCGTTGAAATAGGTAAACAATTGCTAATGACGAGAGGCGCTTTAACTACCTTTAGCATTGCCAATGATGTCGCAAAATATTTTGCAATTTTACCGGCTGCATTTGCGAGCACGTATCCCGCATTAAATACATTAAATATTATGCACTTAGCCACGCCTGAAAGTGCTATCCTATCTGCAGTCATTTTCAATGCTCTTATCATTATTTTTCTTATTCCACTTGCACTTCGCGGCGTGAAATATCATCATGTTGAAGCGGCTAAGTTGTTGCGAAGCAATGTTCTTATTTATGGATTAGGCGGTTTAATCGTGCCTTTTATTGGGATTAAACTGATTGATTTGCTCTTATCAGGATTGGGTCTAGCATAAGGAGGAGCCGATGTTTAAAGCAGCAGTCAACCAAATGAAAACAGCTTTAATACTACTTATTTCACTAATGGTTCTCACCGGTTTAATTTACCCGCTTATTGTCACTGGCCTTGCACAATTTTTTTTCCCTACTCAGGCAAATGGGAGCTTAATTCAACAAAATGGTTTGATTATTGGTTCTCGGTTAATTGGGCAATCGTTTTCTTCACCTGCTTATTTTTGGGGCAGACCTTCTGCAACTACTCCTTTTCCCTATAATGGCGGCGCTTCATTAGGATCAAACAGCGGTCCGTCCAATCCTGAATTTTTAGCTTCAGTTAAGGATCGAGTAACACAGCTCAACGCATTTAACACAAAGACCAATCAGTTAGTTCCTGTTGATTTAGTGACTACTTCAGGTAGTGGTCTTGATCCTGAAATTAGCCCTTATACTGCCTTCTATCAAGTAGCACGTGTTGCTAAGGCACGCCACATTCCTGAAAAAGAATTACAAGCATTGATCATCAGTCAAATCAAAAGCCGTACTTGGGGAATACTTGGTGAACCTCGAGTTAATGTTTTGCAATTAAATCTTGCTCTGGATAATTTAAGGACAGGTGATGGTCGATTCACGTCCAAATCCTGAGCAGTTATTACAGCGTGCCCAGGAAGAAGAAAAACAAGGGAATCGCGGTAAGCTTAAAATCTATCTGGGAGCTGCACCTGGAGTTGGCAAGACCCATCAAATGCTTCAGGATGCGCATGAAAAGCGTCGCCAGGATCTCGATGTTATCGTAGGTATTGCCGAATCCCATGGACGAAAAGATATAGAACGCCTGTTACATGGCTTTGAAATTTTGCCTAGAAAAGCCGTTCTTTATCGCGGCAAGCGCTGTTTGGAGTTTGACCTTGATAGGGCTTTACAACGACATCCAGGAATTATTTTAGTCGATGAAATGGCTCATTCGAATGCTCCCGGGCTACGTCATGAAAAACGCTGGCAGGATATCAAAGAATTGCTTGAACGTGGTATTGATGTTTATACCACTCTTAATGTGCAGCATATTGAGAGTTTAAAAGACGATGTCACCCAAATCATTCAGGCTCCGATCAGAGAAACTGTTCCTGACTCCATGATTGAAAGTGCTGATACGATTGAGTTAGTTGATTTGCCTCCCGAAGATTTACTGAAACGCCTGGAAGAAGGAAAAATTTATATCCCACAGCAAGCCGAGTTTGCTCGCGAACATTTTTTTCGCAAAGGAAATTTAATTGCTTTAAGGGAATTGGCATTGCGTACCACAGCAAAACAGGTAGGCTCAGACGTCTTGTGGTATAGACAAGGCGAAGGTATACAAAAAATATGGCCTGTCAAAGACAAAATACTTGTCTGTGTGGGACCAAAACCGGAGGCACAAAAATTAATTCGTGCAGCAAAACAACTGGCAAATAGTTTACAAGCAGAATGGCTAGCTGTTTATATTGATATACCTCATTTACGATCAACAGCATATGAACGTCGCCGTGCTATTAAAAACTTACGGTTGGCAGAGTTATTGGGTGCAGAAACACATATTTTAGCGGGCTTTGATATTGTTAAAGAGATCATAAGTTTTGCCCGCGAACAAAATATCACTCTGATTATGATATGGAAGCATATTCCCATTCGCTGGCAGAGTTGGTTCCGCCGCAATTTAGCCGATGAAATTGTTCGTCATAGCGGCGAAATTGATATCTATATTATTACAGGTGAGTCCTCTGAGAGTTCAGTTAAAAAAGAGCAGTTACCCTCCCCAAAACCATGGAAAATCTATGGTATTACCTTGGGCATTGTCACTTTAGCAACTTTAGTTAATGCCCTGCTTTATCCTTTTCTTGCAACAAGCAACCTTATCATGGTTTATTTATTGGGTGTCACAATAGTTGCCCTTTTTGGAAAAATAGGACCCTCCACTCTGGCATCAGTATTAAGTGTTCTGGCCTACGACTTTTTCTTTATATCTCCTTTTTTTAGTTTTGCGGTCACTGATATAGAGTATTTTTTTACCCTTGTTGTGATGTTAATAGTTACTCAAATTATTAGTCATCTAACTATCTTAATGCGTCGCCAAGCTGAATCGGCACGGCTTACACAGCGACGAACAACTGCGCTCTATACTTTTAGTCGACAACTGACGAGCACACGTGGAGTTGATAATCTACTTCAATTAGGAACGCAACACATTGCGAATGCTTTTAATAGCAAAGTCATGGCATTACTTCCGAAAAAGAAAAATCTTACAATTCGCTCTGGCTATCCTTCCCAACAAAAACTGGATAGTAAAGAGCAAGGCATTGCAGAATGGGTTTATGAGATGGGGCAGCCTGCGGGTTTTGGTACCGAAACCTTATCATTTTCCAACGCACTTTATCTGCCGCTATTGGGTTCATCTGGCCCTATCGGTGTTTTAAGAATCCAGGCACTGAATCAAGAATTGCTCGCACCTGAACAAAGAGGTCTTTTAGAGTCCTATATTAATCAAATGGCTTTGGCTCTGGAAGTTGACTCTTTGCATGAAAAAGAAAGAAAGAAAGAATTGGAAGTCGAACGAGATGACGCTAGAACCTCCCTGCTAAAATCTATTTTTCATGATTTATGCTTTCCTTTAAAAATAGTGATTAGTACGGTTAATCGTCTAAAAAAAATAGAAGGGAAAAAAGTTAGAGAGATAGAAGAAAATATCGATCATGAAATCGATAAGCTCAACAGATTGAATAATAATCTTTTCCAAATTATTCAATTAGAAACTCAAGAGATTGAACTGAAAAAAAGTCTCTCTTCGCTAAAAAAAATTATCGAATCTGTCATAAAGCATTCTAAAAAATCCATTCACAAACGGCGTATTCATGTCGATATTCCAGAAGCGCTTCCTCTCCTTATGATAGATAGTAAACTGATTCAAGAAGTCCTACTCCATTTATTAGATAACGCTATTAAATATTCTCCACCCGAATCTCCGATCCATATTTTAGTCGAAGCAACTCAAGAAAGGATTGTTGTCAGTATCGAGGATTTTGGTTCAGGAATTATCCCTCAGGAAAAGAATAAGGTATTTAAAAAATTTTATCGTGGCAAACAAGTTATATCTGAGCACGGATTGGGATTAGGTCTGACAATTTGCCAAAAAATAATTACAGCACATGCAGGTCATATTTGGGTAGAAAATATTGAAAATAAGGGAGCCTCTTTTCGTTTTTCACTTCCGCTAAAAACTGAGGCAATATGATAAAATATGAACATCATTTTGCTTTTAATAATAAATTTATCTTTCATATCGATTGCCACTGCAAATCAACTGCATGATTCTCAATCGCCATCCCAAAGCACAGCGGATACTTTAACAAATAATTGGAAAGTTTTTGGATACCTTGACGGCTCATACAATTATTTATTGCGAAGTAATCAATTTATCAGTGGAACTTATGATCGGGTATTTGATATTAAGCAAAATGGACTCACCCTCCAGCAAACTGGTATGACTTTGGCTTATCAACCACAAGAGGGCTTTGGTGGCTTAATAACGCCAGTAGTTGGCCGTGATGCTCAGACTTTTGCACCTTATGGCTGGATTACTAGTGATCCTTCCCAGGAAATAGGTTTCGCAATTCCACAAGGTTATCTTCAATATACTGCTGCTTCCTTAACATTCATGGCTGGAGCCTTTATTGAATTGGCAGGTGCTGAGAATCTCTTTTCTTACAATGATACCAATTTTTCGCGCTCCATTCTTTGGGGATATGCCGAACCTTTTACAGTGACAGGATTACGGGTTTCTTATATTCCCAATAACAAACTCACTTTGATAGGAGGACTAAATAATGGCTGGGATAATATACGAGATACCAGTCGCGGTAAAACCATCGAACTAGGTGCTTCCTATGTTTTTAACCCCATGTTTTCTCTAGCCACTTATCTTTATTCAGGCCAACAGCGTGTCACTGAGCGTACGTCATACGGCCCTACAGGACAACGAACTCTACTTGATCTTGTTGCCACGCTAAATATTACTGAAAAAATAAGCTTTGTAGTGAATTATGATGGTGCTCAACAAACTAGAGCCGCTCTTCCAAACGGGACTATAGCAAAAGCAATTTGGCAGGGTGTTGCTGGATATTTTAATTATAAATTTAGCGAAAAATGGAGAACTTCCCTACGCGGAGAAATTTTCTCTGATAAAAATGGTTATCGCACAGGTGTTGCACAGACTTGGAAAGAAATTACACTAACTGTTGGCTACGAGTTGTTGCAGAATTTTGAATTACGTGCCGAAACAAGACATGATATTTCTAATGTAAATGCTTTCCTTAAGGCTAACAATAAAGGCACGAGTAATAACCAACAATCATGCGCGATAGAAATTGTGGGCAAATTTTTATAAGGTATGTTTCGAATTGCCAGATCAAGCTATAAGCAAAATAAAAAATCAAATCAGGAAATCCAAACTAAGTGATTTATAAACTCGTTTCAAAATTTGTTCTGCATTGATTTCTATCAATCGATGAGCGCGACCTTATTCAGGTTCAATGGCTATTACATAGTCTCGGTTGAAATGGTCTAGGATCCGTAGCCTGAATGAAAACCGAAGGCTGTAATCCGGGACTTGAATTAGTGTATATGGCGATGATGGAACAATCATTCAAACAAACCTGGTTATGCCTGCACCGAGGCTAATCACATAGTTTGTTTTTCCCTATTTATATTGTATGCTATTGGATCTCAAGGACACTAAACATAAGGGACTCATATGAAAATCAAATTGATTGTATCTGCAATGTCTTTAGGTGCTGTTCTGCTGGCTTCTGGATGTCAACAATGGAATGCCACTTCTCCTTTTAATGGTTATACCCAAGCTGCACCAGCTACACCTGCACAAATGAAAGTTGATGCCAGGATCCTTGGTAGTTTGGTTGTCCTTAATCAAAATGAAATGGCAGCCGCCACATTGGCACAAAGAAAAGCGTCTAGTCCATCTGTGAAAAATTATGCAGCCTGGATGTACAAAGCTCATAATCAAAACTTGCAAGAAACTCAAAGCTTGAGCCAGAGAATAGGTATTGCGCCAGAAAAAGGTGCTACTGCTCTCGCGCTCCAAAGACAAGGCCGACAAGAGATGGCTACCTTAAATCGCTTCAATGGCAAAGCTTTTGATAGAGTCTATATCAACGCGATGGTAAAAGATCATGCTGCTGCCCTACACATGATCGATCACAAGTTGAAAACCGAAGCTACAAACCCACAATTGAGAGGACAATTAGAAGCTACTCGTGCCCATGTTGCTGAACATCTGCAACAAGCCAGAGCGGTTCAAAGGGAAATCGCCCACGGTTAATAGTTCTCTTTAATATGACAAAAAAGGGAAAGTATTTTTCCCTTTTTTGTTTTCTGTACTAAGTACTGATACTGCCTAATTTATTTTTCAGCTTTTCCAAAAGAGTTTTCTCTTTTTCAACAACTCATCATTGAAGAACTTGCTCTTGAATTTTATCAGCCCCACTATTCAAAGGTTGCTTTTATAAACCCTTGTATTGGGAATTTGTATTTGACGACTATCCTGGGGTCATTAAAATGGTGGCACGAATTATCTTCATCCAGATAACCAGTTAAGCAATTTGCTGTTTCGTCGCTTGCGTCAAAACATAAAACTGGGACAAAGAACAAACTGTTCCTCCGCAAGCAGGAATCGTTACCGTCTTATTATTATAACTTACTCTAATATAATAATTTTTATTGTTTTTAAACAAAGCAAAATCAACATGAGAGGCATAGGGCGGTATACTTTCCAAGGGAGCCCCTAAAGTGGCCATGACACTCATAATGGAGCTGTCGTGCGCAGAGAGTAAGACATATTTTAAAGAGGATTTTTTCTCCACTGCATTAACAAAATAATTGTTTGCCGCATTAAGAAACGAATGCCCCATGGGATAGCTAACCTGCCTCAACTTAAAATAGTTAACAACTGCCCATTTACCTAATTGGATAATTTCATTGGCATCAGCATTACTAATACCTTTTGGCATAGGTACATGATGAATTCGACGAATGTATAAATTATCAGCCAAGGGAACAATTTGCTGATAATTTTTCAAGGATAAACCAGTCACACTCCTCCACTTTCTTAATTTCTCTTGTCTATAGCTGGTTTGCTCTTGCCAAGCTTTGCGGCTAATGAAATAAAGCTTGATTAAAGAAAAGATATTTTTACCCGGTGTAACAATTAACAAATTATCCTGACTTTTACTGATTGCATGCACAGGAATACTACCTCGTCTCGTTTTTGAGGGATAAAGCCCCAATAAAAAAGCATTGGCGCTCTCAATGGTGCGTTTGGTATCCGTTGAACGTACGTAAACTAGCCTTGGGTTATAATTAGCCGGTAACAAGTGATATTGCTTCACATATTTTGTGCGTGCAGCCCTGCCTGATTCTAGCTCCTGATACCATCCTCTTTGCGTCAACTCACCAAACCCCCGCTTCCAGTCATGCGGCGAGTTAGGAATTTCCTCCAAAGGAGTTCTATCGCCATGTCGAATAAGCTCGAGGGCAAATATAAGTTTTTCCTGAGCAAAAGCATTTGAAACAATGACAGCCAAGAAGATAAGAAAACAGTTTTTTATGAGCACTTTCATTTTGATGTTATGCCGGATTTTTGTTAGCGTATTATTCAACTTATTTATTATATATTAGTGAATGGGTATCAAGCTGTTCTATTACTTTAGAAGAATCAGTATGAAAACTAAAAACTAATGAATTGTTTTTTGCAGCTGCAGTGAAACCATAACCAACCTGGAGAGCTAAAAAATCCTAATAAATTAACGAATAAATCCTCTGCCGTCATTTTCCATTTGCAAATTGATCAGCAAACTCTTTAACATTATCATGTATTCAGAAAAAATGAAATTATAAAACTACAGTGAGGCGATGACGGTAAGATGCGTCCGATATTTACTAAATTTGAAGCAAAACTCATCCGTGTTGAGGCGTTATTGCGCGACTGTAAAGATGCATTAGACTTGGAGTTTTTTAAAAATCAACTGCTTAATCCCACAATCCATAATTACAATGAGCAATTACGTCTTTCAAACAAAACGGTTGAAGAACAGGAAGCATATAATCGAATCACTACAAAACTTAATTTGCTTAAAGCAAATTACCTGGAAAAGAAAAAATTGCTCACTGAAGAAGAGAATGGTACCTATCTGATAGGCAAAAATTTTATTCTTGGTCCCCAAGGTTTGGTCAATGAGTTGCCTAAAGCAAAGATTGACCGAAATCCACCCTTGCCTCAAAAAGCAATTCAAGCGATAGAAGAAAAGGATAAAGTTAGTTTATTAGAGTTTTTGTATCAGTTTTGCGAAGAAAAATTTGCTATGAAAGAACCTCCGGGCTTTGTTTCTTTAAAAATGATTGATGCCTTGTGGGAGATGGGTACCAGGGGACATGAACTTGCAGATTTATTAAAAAAGGCCTTGCCAGATTATAATAAACCAGGCAATCAATTGTCTGAGGCACGGTATATTGCCCTTAAAAACACGACAGCTTTAATTTACCAAAAATTTTGGCATAGCGGTGATTCATCGATAGAGCGTTATGCCTTGGAGGGGTTTGATCGACAATATATAAGTGGGTTTAATGAGAAAAATTTTTCATTCACCAGGCCGAATCCTCTGCTATCAACAAAAAATATTTCTTCAAAAATCTCTGAAAATGAGTCACTACTTTTTAATAGACAAGGTCACCTGCGTAAAATAATCAGTGATGCTATTTTAGATCCAAAAGCGGAAGACTCCAGAATGACCCCGACAGTTTATGTGACCAACAAGGACGTTTGGATAGATGAATCCAGTCAATCTCAAGAAATGCGGTGTTTTGGTACTCAGGGACGATTCTGGAAACGGTGGCAAAAATGCAAAGAAGAGAATGAAGTAGTTGCTGAAACAGAAAGCGGTGATGTCCCAACAGCCAGGATTCTTACTGAGCGCCACGGCCCAGGATGGTAATAATTGTCTCAGCTATAGAGAAGAGCTTGCACGCCTCATAATTCATTACATCAGCGCATTGAAATGACGATGAATTTTTAGATAACATTACTAGGGTTCTCTCACCCCGCTTGCGAGCAAACGGGGCTATAAACCTGTGCAAATTATGAGTACTCACTCTCATTCCTGTTTACTTTATTTCCATGTTGCAGCCAAGCAGTAATGCCACCATCAAGATTATAAATATCAAGTTCAGGGTTTTCATCCAAGAGTTTTTCACAAGCCTGTGCTCCACGCTTACCCAGAGCACAATGGACTACAAGGCGCTTACTCTCCAGCTCAGGCAATGTTCGGTATGAAATTTTTGCCAAAGGCAGGGAAATAGCACCGGGAATATTTTCCTTTTGATGCTCCTCTGGTTCACGCACATCAATCAATATTGCTTCCCCTCTATCTAGCCAGTCTTTTAGAGTTGCTGGATCTACGGTTTGTATGGGCATAGTGACCTCCTATCAGTTATTCCTAAAATAAAGTAGTTCTTTTATCCGCAGTTGGGTTATCAGTTGTAGTAGGAACAACCGTTACCACAGATTCGGGAACAACTTTAATATCACTTAATCTATCTTCAATAATACATTGAATATTCTCAGGTGTCGTTAGTGTCTTATCGGTATATGACATAAGTTTTTCTATATCAGCAGAACTGGTAATATCCCCAATTGCTTCTTCAAGTTGTCCCTGCGTCACTGAATGAGTAATTAATCTTTTCATTCGTGCAATTAATGTAGCCTTGTTTTCCTCAAGTAATAATGCGGTGCCTGGCTCTTCTATCGCAGCCTTTTCTTTAAGTGTCTTCCATTTCGTCGACATTTCTTCATTAACAACATCTGTTTTAGGGCGAAAACTTCCTATAAAATCAAGCTCAACTGCTTCTGTTTCCTTGTGGGCAACTGCAATCTTTTTCTGAAGTGCCATAAAGCCCTCTGGAGGAATCTCAATTAGCTGTGCTTCATTAGCGTTGACTTCCAATCCAAAGATTTCTTCTATTTTTCTGACCTGATCAGCTGTTCTTGCGGTAACACGAAGAGACAAACTACCGTCTTCATGCCATGTAGGGATAATAGAAACTCTTCTTTGTGGCCCCACACCATGATTCATTAAAGAGACAAGCATAGGGATTGTTTGCTGTTCATAGGTAGGCCTAATCAACTGCTGTTCTCTTTTTTGATGATACTGTGCATCAACTGCAAACATCAATTTGAGCATATCTTCTTGCGGTACAGTACATGTCGAAAGCTCACCACTCTGTTTAATGAAATCAATTCCAAATAACTCTTTAAATTTAGCTGCGACCTCTGGTTTAGAAGTACTTAGGATATAATCACCATTTTCTTTTCTTAATAACTCAAAGGGTATCCTTTTATCTGACGGATCAAAACGCATCGTATTAAGAAAAACAGTGCCATCATGTGACATAACCGAAGTGGGAGAGAAAATTTTCTCTAACTTGTCGATTAAATCAATTTCATGGCTAGTCAGCAACACTCGCTGTTGAAAAACCTCTATGATTCTTTCATTACTTTTAGCAGCTGTCGCTTCCATTTCACCAATAAAAGTCAGATATTGCTCGAGCTCGTCATAGGGCATCTTGTTTTTCAGCGCTTCATTAATTAAATCAATTTTAATTTCAGCGAAATAGGCAGCAAAGGGAGTCAGTTTTCCTGTACTGATTTTCACGATGTAAGTATCGACCAGACCTTGTAATTTGCTTCCTTCCTCGCTCCCAGCCCTGATATCAGCCAAACGATTTAATAAATTTTTTGCAGAGGGTGTGCGCTCTTGTATACGGGTTAATTCCTGTCTTAAACCAGGATAGCTTTTTATCACTTCTTCACTGGGATTATCGCCAGTAATCATTTTTCTTAATAAATGGACACCTACCATACGGTCTGATAAAGGCGTATCGTAGAACACACTATAGTTTCGGTACATAAAATGACGAGCAATACCAATTTTGGAAGAGCCTCTAAAGATTGCAGGCATTTTGGCCGCTGTATCTTCAAATGAAAAATCATCTTTCAAGCTTGAGCATACGCCATTACCTTCATAGGGCTTACCATAGTCAAAACCATAAAAAGCACCTTCGGCAAACCCTTTGTTCTGGGCTTCTTTACCCATCCCATCTCTATCACCGATGGCAATTCCAAAAATTAAATTTTTACCTAAACCAGGAATATTTTTGGAACGTTTAATCGGTGCATCTCTATCCTCGACTAAAATACCGTTATAATCCGGCTCATCGCCACCGTGGAGAAACTGCCTTAATTCCTGTAACCCGTTTTTCCAACCACAGGCTAATAAAGCATGAGCACCTTTTTTACCATTATTAACCCAAGCTATTTCCTGTTTTTGGTTTTGATCACTGAAGATACCCGCTAACCGTGTACCTACAAACTCTCTTATGGCTTCTTTATTCGCATCAATTCTCTTTTTCTGTCCTTCAGCATAATCAAGTTTATACATCCAGGCACTTAGCTTATTATTTTTAGCAACTGCCTCTTTGACTTCATTACAAAGCCATCGAACCCCTGGATCCATTACACTTTTGCTATGAGGTCCTGAGACATGAACATTGATAAAAGTAGCAAAATCAAAACGATTTTTTTCCAGATCGCCGATACTAAGCCTTACTCTTAATTCAGCAAGCCTACCTCTACCCTCGAGGCTGAGTTTTTCCAATGAAGGCAGATTTTCTTCCGCTAAAATTTTTTGTAACTCTTTAAAAAACGCCGCATTCAAATCAATTGCTCTAAAACCTGGTTCTACACCACCCGGTTTTTCTGCATAACAAAACTGTGTACTGCCAAACATACTTCCTAAACGCGTTAATTCTTTGTCTGTGCGTAGTTGTGGTTGACTTAAATCTCTTCGGACAACCTGGTCGACCGATTTACTAACGGTAGTAGAGACACTTAATCTCTCTGAACCAACCACAGGGGTACTTTTTGAGGTTTCAGTTACTCCGATCTCAGTTTTTATCACTGGCGGCAATAAGTTCTCTTCATCAACGTGTTCAGGCTTCACATCCAACTGGGACTTAAAGATACGCATCATTAAACCGTCTTTTTTGATGCGGTAGTTTTGCTCTTTACCTAGCTCAACACCAAAATTTTTCTCACAAAATGTTTTAAGATATTTACCTAACTTAC is from Legionella donaldsonii and encodes:
- the kdpC gene encoding potassium-transporting ATPase subunit KdpC — protein: MFKAAVNQMKTALILLISLMVLTGLIYPLIVTGLAQFFFPTQANGSLIQQNGLIIGSRLIGQSFSSPAYFWGRPSATTPFPYNGGASLGSNSGPSNPEFLASVKDRVTQLNAFNTKTNQLVPVDLVTTSGSGLDPEISPYTAFYQVARVAKARHIPEKELQALIISQIKSRTWGILGEPRVNVLQLNLALDNLRTGDGRFTSKS
- a CDS encoding sensor histidine kinase; its protein translation is MVDSRPNPEQLLQRAQEEEKQGNRGKLKIYLGAAPGVGKTHQMLQDAHEKRRQDLDVIVGIAESHGRKDIERLLHGFEILPRKAVLYRGKRCLEFDLDRALQRHPGIILVDEMAHSNAPGLRHEKRWQDIKELLERGIDVYTTLNVQHIESLKDDVTQIIQAPIRETVPDSMIESADTIELVDLPPEDLLKRLEEGKIYIPQQAEFAREHFFRKGNLIALRELALRTTAKQVGSDVLWYRQGEGIQKIWPVKDKILVCVGPKPEAQKLIRAAKQLANSLQAEWLAVYIDIPHLRSTAYERRRAIKNLRLAELLGAETHILAGFDIVKEIISFAREQNITLIMIWKHIPIRWQSWFRRNLADEIVRHSGEIDIYIITGESSESSVKKEQLPSPKPWKIYGITLGIVTLATLVNALLYPFLATSNLIMVYLLGVTIVALFGKIGPSTLASVLSVLAYDFFFISPFFSFAVTDIEYFFTLVVMLIVTQIISHLTILMRRQAESARLTQRRTTALYTFSRQLTSTRGVDNLLQLGTQHIANAFNSKVMALLPKKKNLTIRSGYPSQQKLDSKEQGIAEWVYEMGQPAGFGTETLSFSNALYLPLLGSSGPIGVLRIQALNQELLAPEQRGLLESYINQMALALEVDSLHEKERKKELEVERDDARTSLLKSIFHDLCFPLKIVISTVNRLKKIEGKKVREIEENIDHEIDKLNRLNNNLFQIIQLETQEIELKKSLSSLKKIIESVIKHSKKSIHKRRIHVDIPEALPLLMIDSKLIQEVLLHLLDNAIKYSPPESPIHILVEATQERIVVSIEDFGSGIIPQEKNKVFKKFYRGKQVISEHGLGLGLTICQKIITAHAGHIWVENIENKGASFRFSLPLKTEAI
- a CDS encoding outer membrane beta-barrel protein, with translation MNIILLLIINLSFISIATANQLHDSQSPSQSTADTLTNNWKVFGYLDGSYNYLLRSNQFISGTYDRVFDIKQNGLTLQQTGMTLAYQPQEGFGGLITPVVGRDAQTFAPYGWITSDPSQEIGFAIPQGYLQYTAASLTFMAGAFIELAGAENLFSYNDTNFSRSILWGYAEPFTVTGLRVSYIPNNKLTLIGGLNNGWDNIRDTSRGKTIELGASYVFNPMFSLATYLYSGQQRVTERTSYGPTGQRTLLDLVATLNITEKISFVVNYDGAQQTRAALPNGTIAKAIWQGVAGYFNYKFSEKWRTSLRGEIFSDKNGYRTGVAQTWKEITLTVGYELLQNFELRAETRHDISNVNAFLKANNKGTSNNQQSCAIEIVGKFL
- a CDS encoding DUF4142 domain-containing protein, which translates into the protein MKIKLIVSAMSLGAVLLASGCQQWNATSPFNGYTQAAPATPAQMKVDARILGSLVVLNQNEMAAATLAQRKASSPSVKNYAAWMYKAHNQNLQETQSLSQRIGIAPEKGATALALQRQGRQEMATLNRFNGKAFDRVYINAMVKDHAAALHMIDHKLKTEATNPQLRGQLEATRAHVAEHLQQARAVQREIAHG
- a CDS encoding histidine phosphatase family protein; amino-acid sequence: MKVLIKNCFLIFLAVIVSNAFAQEKLIFALELIRHGDRTPLEEIPNSPHDWKRGFGELTQRGWYQELESGRAARTKYVKQYHLLPANYNPRLVYVRSTDTKRTIESANAFLLGLYPSKTRRGSIPVHAISKSQDNLLIVTPGKNIFSLIKLYFISRKAWQEQTSYRQEKLRKWRSVTGLSLKNYQQIVPLADNLYIRRIHHVPMPKGISNADANEIIQLGKWAVVNYFKLRQVSYPMGHSFLNAANNYFVNAVEKKSSLKYVLLSAHDSSIMSVMATLGAPLESIPPYASHVDFALFKNNKNYYIRVSYNNKTVTIPACGGTVCSLSQFYVLTQATKQQIA
- a CDS encoding rhodanese-like domain-containing protein, yielding MPIQTVDPATLKDWLDRGEAILIDVREPEEHQKENIPGAISLPLAKISYRTLPELESKRLVVHCALGKRGAQACEKLLDENPELDIYNLDGGITAWLQHGNKVNRNESEYS